One Simonsiella muelleri ATCC 29453 DNA window includes the following coding sequences:
- a CDS encoding aldose 1-epimerase: protein MYSIELKQESIMLLSSTHRAEIYRYGGLLNCFEINKIDGNWWNVVDAFSSPADARANLINGFHSAKLSPYACRMRLGKYEFSGKSYHCSKHTLGKHAIHGLMYDANFVLEQSHHDEHQAWVIIRADYMRDDVGYPFNYQLKIKYLLDESGLSITTEAINTGKTALPIMDGWHPYFTLGGKVDDWTLQINSTQQLEFNSELLPTGKLLSDERFQAAYSLKNVQLDNSFVLKNHEVASCVLQNQALKFSIFAESSYPYLQVYIPPERDSIAIENLSAAPDSFNNKMGLVVLESGEIQVFSTRYVLQNQ, encoded by the coding sequence ATGTATTCTATTGAATTAAAACAAGAAAGCATCATGTTATTGAGTTCAACGCATCGTGCTGAAATTTATCGGTATGGTGGCTTATTAAATTGCTTTGAAATCAATAAAATAGATGGAAATTGGTGGAATGTTGTGGACGCATTCAGCAGCCCAGCCGATGCGCGTGCCAATCTCATTAATGGTTTTCACAGCGCGAAATTAAGCCCCTACGCATGTCGGATGCGATTGGGAAAATATGAATTTTCTGGAAAATCATACCATTGTAGCAAACACACTTTAGGTAAACACGCCATTCATGGTTTGATGTATGACGCAAATTTTGTTTTAGAACAATCACATCATGATGAACATCAAGCATGGGTAATCATCCGCGCCGATTATATGCGAGATGATGTGGGTTATCCTTTTAATTATCAATTAAAAATCAAATATTTATTAGATGAAAGTGGTTTAAGCATCACCACCGAAGCCATCAATACAGGCAAAACCGCATTGCCAATTATGGACGGTTGGCACCCTTATTTTACGTTGGGAGGGAAAGTTGATGATTGGACGTTGCAAATTAATAGCACACAACAGCTTGAATTTAATTCAGAGTTATTGCCAACGGGCAAATTATTAAGTGATGAGCGTTTTCAGGCTGCCTATTCGCTAAAAAATGTGCAATTGGATAATAGTTTTGTATTGAAAAATCATGAAGTTGCATCTTGTGTATTACAAAATCAAGCATTGAAATTCAGTATTTTTGCGGAGTCATCTTATCCTTATTTGCAAGTGTATATTCCGCCTGAACGCGATTCTATTGCCATTGAAAATTTGAGTGCTGCACCTGATTCATTTAATAATAAAATGGGTTTGGTGGTGTTGGAAAGTGGCGAAATTCAGGTATTTAGCACGAGATATGTTCTACAAAATCAGTAA
- the mltB gene encoding lytic murein transglycosylase B, translating into MKHYATLLATATVLVACGAESQKPNTAATKPKVADSTHVITQATQANDIRPFFNQPAASVAETGFLANPNVQAFIRYNVQQNGMNEAELQQFFSQVRHRSSLIATMDRPGTSRPWYEFKVGNGGASKITAGRKFYANNRASIDHAAAQYGVPAEIIIAIMGIETNYGSNKGNVLVADSLATLAFDYPRRGEFFQGELIEFLKMAKEEKRNEFDFTGSFAGAMGLPQFMPSSYRKWGVDADGDGRRNIWTSVPDAAASVASYLKGFGWQTGGRMIIPVSLQITPQLQAIIDEKTALNYTIGQLKQLGIVPLQPVADNERAVLFRLETEPGYYEYFVGLNNFYTIWRYNNSRMYVTAVRDIANGISGGNL; encoded by the coding sequence ATGAAACATTACGCCACATTATTGGCGACCGCCACTGTGCTGGTCGCTTGCGGTGCAGAATCGCAAAAACCCAATACTGCCGCCACCAAACCTAAAGTAGCGGATTCTACGCACGTTATCACGCAAGCCACACAAGCCAATGATATACGTCCTTTTTTTAATCAGCCAGCTGCCAGCGTTGCCGAAACGGGCTTTTTGGCAAATCCCAACGTGCAAGCATTTATCCGCTACAATGTGCAACAAAATGGCATGAATGAAGCTGAATTACAACAATTTTTTAGCCAAGTCCGTCATCGCAGCAGTTTAATTGCCACAATGGATAGACCGGGGACTTCACGCCCATGGTATGAGTTCAAAGTCGGTAATGGCGGCGCAAGTAAAATAACCGCTGGGCGAAAATTCTACGCCAATAACCGTGCCAGTATTGACCATGCTGCCGCGCAATATGGTGTACCTGCTGAAATTATTATCGCGATTATGGGCATTGAAACCAATTATGGCAGCAACAAAGGTAATGTTTTGGTAGCGGATTCTTTGGCAACTTTAGCATTTGATTACCCAAGACGCGGTGAATTTTTCCAAGGCGAATTGATTGAATTTCTGAAAATGGCAAAAGAAGAAAAACGCAATGAATTTGATTTTACAGGAAGTTTTGCAGGTGCAATGGGTTTGCCACAATTTATGCCATCTAGCTACCGCAAATGGGGCGTAGATGCCGATGGCGATGGTCGGCGCAATATTTGGACGAGCGTACCCGATGCAGCAGCGTCGGTTGCCAGTTATTTGAAAGGCTTTGGCTGGCAGACAGGCGGACGCATGATTATTCCTGTTTCGTTACAAATTACACCACAACTTCAAGCCATTATTGATGAAAAAACCGCTTTAAATTATACGATTGGTCAATTAAAACAATTGGGCATTGTGCCATTACAACCCGTGGCGGATAATGAACGCGCGGTGTTGTTCCGTTTGGAAACCGAACCGGGGTATTATGAATATTTTGTGGGACTGAATAATTTTTACACCATTTGGCGATACAACAACAGTCGTATGTATGTAACGGCGGTGCGCGATATTGCCAATGGCATCAGTGGTGGAAATTTATAA
- the prfB gene encoding peptide chain release factor 2, whose protein sequence is METEQINQLNNQLDDLAQRNRDIRDYMDYQGKKERLEEVVGLSEDPELWNDPKRAQEIGKERKILEGIVLTMDNLENGIADNRELIDMVVEENDTDGFAAIIADVADLETQMAALEFKRMFNQPADPNNCFIDITAGAGGTEAEDWAGMLFRMYSRYAERKGFKLDILEEDDGEIAGINRATIRVEGKYAYGLLRTETGVHRLVRYSPFDANNKRHTSFASVFVYPEVDDSIEIDINPADLRIDTYRASGAGGQHINKTDSAVRITHEPTGIVVQCQNDRSQHANKAAAMEMLRSKLFELEMRKRNEEKQALEEGKSDVGWGSQIRSYVLDSSRIKDLRTGYEVGNTKAVLDGDLDGFIEASLKQGV, encoded by the coding sequence ATGGAAACAGAACAAATTAACCAATTAAACAATCAATTAGATGATTTGGCTCAACGTAACCGTGATATTCGCGATTACATGGATTATCAAGGCAAAAAAGAACGTTTGGAAGAAGTAGTCGGTTTGTCCGAAGACCCAGAATTGTGGAATGACCCTAAACGCGCACAAGAAATTGGTAAAGAACGAAAAATATTAGAAGGCATTGTTTTAACAATGGATAATCTTGAAAATGGTATCGCCGATAATCGTGAATTAATTGATATGGTGGTAGAAGAGAACGATACCGATGGTTTTGCAGCAATTATCGCAGACGTGGCAGACTTAGAAACACAAATGGCTGCTTTAGAATTCAAACGTATGTTCAATCAGCCAGCCGACCCCAACAATTGTTTCATTGACATCACCGCAGGTGCAGGAGGCACAGAAGCCGAAGATTGGGCTGGTATGTTGTTCCGTATGTATTCGCGTTACGCCGAACGCAAAGGATTCAAATTGGACATTTTGGAAGAAGATGATGGCGAAATCGCAGGCATCAACCGTGCCACCATTCGCGTGGAAGGTAAATACGCTTATGGCCTGTTGCGAACCGAAACAGGCGTACACCGCTTAGTACGTTATTCACCGTTTGATGCGAATAATAAACGCCACACGTCTTTTGCGTCTGTGTTTGTGTATCCTGAAGTGGACGACAGCATTGAAATTGACATCAATCCAGCCGATTTGCGCATTGACACTTATCGCGCATCGGGTGCAGGTGGTCAGCACATCAACAAAACCGATTCCGCCGTCCGTATTACTCATGAACCCACTGGCATCGTGGTGCAATGCCAAAACGACCGCTCACAACACGCCAATAAAGCAGCAGCAATGGAGATGTTGCGTTCCAAATTGTTTGAATTGGAAATGCGTAAACGCAACGAAGAAAAACAAGCTCTAGAAGAAGGCAAATCCGATGTGGGTTGGGGTAGCCAAATTCGTTCTTATGTGTTGGATTCTTCGCGGATTAAAGATTTACGAACTGGCTACGAAGTGGGCAACACCAAAGCCGTGTTAGATGGCGATTTGGACGGCTTTATTGAAGCAAGTTTGAAACAAGGCGTTTGA
- a CDS encoding type I restriction endonuclease subunit R produces the protein MMENHKMLNENDIEQLTLQRLQSIGWEYRYGKDLPVHEGEFARGDLSGVVFVEQLREAVRKLNPQLPESAVDSVVKSATKSDIGNLVVRNQAFYKLLRDGVRVEYQADGEQKIEMARLVDFEQVKNNRFVAVNQLEIRSRKRGKRIPDIIGFVNGLPLVVFELKNPLRESADLLQAFNQFETYKDEIAELFVYNQALIISDGIAARLGSLSADFQRFTPWKVVDEKNKSARLYFDDELQSLLTGLMQPEDLLDYIRYFVLFERDSSGKTIKKIAAYHQYYGVNEAVDSTIWATSEKGDRRIGVMWHTQGSGKSISMLFYAGKLLAQPELKNPTIVVVTDRNDLDGQLFQTFSSGKDLIKQTPQQVEDCDQLRQLLAQNEVGGVFFTTIQKFALNEEENRFPVLNERSNIIVISDEAHRSQYGFTQKLHKDKFQAGYARHLRDALPNASFIGFTGTPISLEDKDTQDVFGRYVSIYDLQDAVEDGATVPIVYEARQIRLNEKEHDELFKEIDDLLEEEQSPALRLQEKLLGSQARLADLAADFVQHFAKRNEVVDSKAMMVVSSRQICVDLYNEIIKLRPKWHSDNINEGAIKIVMTGSASDAPEMQKHVYSKQEKQTLERRFKDPNDPLKVVIVRDMWLTGFDAPCCNTMYIDKPMQGHNLMQAIARVNRVFRNKSRENGGLIVDYVGIAEKLKEATQQYTNSQGKGKLTDNVIDVFFKMKEHLEFIRSLFATPVEGKTFDVQTTLEKDNPNDLLMAIRFAANHILSLDQLPFDGKAHEQHWFDKKETEPRKKAFLKAAGLVKKGYMLCGSLAEVEPYNQEIAFYDAVRAILTKRGQNGTGSNERQILLKKLVNQAVYSEGVIDLFDLLEKPQPQINLLSEEFLQTIKNSPTKNLWVSAMEHYLASEIKAKSGANLTLQKDFEQRLKEALNQYHNHNLSVVEILDELFKMSQDFQERLSLGEKLGLKKEELAFYEALAQNQSARELMGDEVLSQLAKEITDTLRKSVTIDWQYKEGVRAKMRILVKRALQRYKYPPDKQEEAVSYVIKQAEEIAEDWTDEA, from the coding sequence ATGATGGAGAATCATAAAATGCTCAACGAAAACGACATCGAACAACTTACCCTTCAACGTCTGCAATCCATCGGCTGGGAATATCGCTATGGTAAAGACTTGCCTGTTCATGAGGGCGAGTTTGCCCGTGGCGATTTGAGCGGCGTAGTCTTTGTTGAGCAACTGCGTGAGGCGGTGCGTAAGCTTAATCCGCAGCTGCCTGAAAGTGCGGTTGATTCAGTGGTAAAATCGGCGACGAAAAGCGATATTGGTAACTTGGTGGTGCGTAATCAGGCGTTTTATAAACTGTTGCGTGATGGCGTGCGGGTGGAATATCAAGCTGATGGTGAGCAAAAAATCGAAATGGCGCGCTTGGTGGATTTTGAGCAGGTAAAGAACAACCGCTTTGTTGCCGTCAATCAGCTGGAAATCCGCAGCCGTAAAAGGGGCAAGCGTATTCCCGATATTATCGGCTTTGTGAATGGCCTGCCCTTGGTGGTATTTGAGCTCAAAAATCCGCTGCGTGAATCGGCGGATTTGTTGCAGGCGTTTAATCAGTTTGAAACCTATAAAGATGAGATTGCCGAGCTGTTTGTTTATAACCAAGCCCTGATTATTTCAGACGGCATTGCCGCACGTTTGGGCTCGCTTTCGGCAGATTTCCAACGCTTTACGCCGTGGAAAGTGGTCGATGAAAAAAACAAAAGCGCGCGCTTATATTTTGATGATGAATTGCAAAGCCTGCTCACTGGCTTAATGCAGCCTGAGGATTTATTGGACTATATCCGCTATTTCGTCTTATTTGAGCGGGATTCCAGCGGTAAAACCATTAAAAAAATCGCGGCGTACCATCAATATTACGGCGTAAATGAAGCGGTAGATTCCACCATTTGGGCGACTTCAGAAAAAGGCGACCGCCGCATTGGTGTGATGTGGCACACGCAAGGTTCGGGTAAATCGATTTCCATGTTGTTTTATGCCGGCAAACTGCTTGCGCAGCCTGAATTGAAAAATCCTACCATTGTGGTGGTTACCGACCGCAACGATTTGGATGGTCAGCTTTTCCAAACCTTTTCTTCAGGCAAAGATTTAATCAAACAAACACCGCAACAAGTGGAAGACTGCGATCAACTGCGCCAGCTACTCGCACAAAATGAAGTGGGTGGCGTGTTTTTTACGACGATTCAGAAATTCGCCCTAAATGAGGAAGAAAACCGCTTCCCTGTTTTAAATGAGCGCAGCAATATTATTGTAATCAGCGATGAAGCACACCGTAGCCAATATGGCTTTACCCAAAAATTGCATAAAGACAAGTTTCAGGCAGGCTACGCCCGCCATTTGCGCGATGCGCTGCCTAATGCTTCGTTTATCGGTTTTACCGGTACGCCGATTAGCCTAGAAGATAAGGATACGCAAGATGTGTTCGGGCGTTATGTGTCGATTTATGACTTGCAAGATGCGGTGGAAGATGGCGCAACTGTGCCGATTGTGTATGAAGCACGCCAAATCCGCTTAAACGAAAAAGAACACGATGAGCTATTCAAAGAAATTGATGATTTACTGGAAGAGGAGCAATCCCCTGCCCTGCGTTTGCAGGAAAAATTGCTGGGTTCGCAAGCCCGCCTTGCCGATTTAGCCGCAGATTTTGTGCAGCATTTTGCCAAACGCAATGAAGTGGTGGACAGCAAAGCGATGATGGTGGTTTCCAGCCGTCAGATTTGCGTGGACTTATACAATGAAATCATCAAACTGCGCCCTAAATGGCATTCGGACAATATTAACGAAGGGGCGATTAAAATTGTGATGACGGGTTCTGCTTCCGATGCGCCGGAAATGCAGAAACACGTTTACAGTAAACAGGAAAAGCAAACGCTGGAACGCCGCTTTAAAGACCCGAACGATCCGCTGAAAGTGGTGATTGTGCGCGATATGTGGCTGACGGGCTTTGATGCGCCTTGCTGTAATACGATGTATATCGACAAGCCGATGCAGGGGCATAACTTAATGCAGGCGATTGCCCGAGTAAACCGTGTATTCCGTAATAAAAGTCGAGAAAATGGCGGCTTGATTGTGGATTATGTGGGGATTGCCGAAAAACTCAAAGAAGCGACCCAGCAATACACCAATTCGCAGGGTAAGGGCAAACTGACTGATAACGTAATTGATGTGTTCTTTAAAATGAAAGAGCATTTAGAATTTATCCGTAGCCTGTTTGCAACGCCGGTTGAAGGGAAAACCTTTGATGTTCAGACGACCTTAGAAAAAGATAATCCGAATGATCTTTTAATGGCTATTCGTTTTGCCGCCAACCATATTTTAAGCCTCGATCAATTACCGTTTGATGGCAAAGCACACGAGCAACATTGGTTTGATAAAAAAGAAACAGAACCTCGCAAAAAAGCCTTTTTGAAAGCAGCAGGCTTGGTGAAAAAAGGCTATATGCTATGCGGCTCATTGGCTGAAGTTGAGCCGTATAACCAAGAAATCGCCTTTTATGATGCCGTACGCGCTATTCTCACGAAGCGTGGACAAAATGGTACAGGTTCTAATGAAAGACAGATTTTATTGAAAAAACTGGTCAATCAAGCCGTCTATTCCGAAGGCGTGATTGATTTGTTTGACCTGCTGGAAAAACCGCAGCCACAAATCAACCTACTTTCTGAAGAGTTTTTGCAGACCATCAAAAACAGTCCGACTAAAAATTTATGGGTTAGCGCGATGGAGCATTATTTGGCAAGTGAAATCAAAGCCAAATCAGGCGCGAATCTAACATTGCAAAAAGACTTCGAGCAACGTTTGAAAGAAGCCCTAAATCAATACCACAACCACAATTTAAGCGTGGTGGAAATTTTGGATGAGCTCTTCAAAATGAGCCAAGACTTCCAAGAACGCTTATCTTTAGGTGAAAAGCTTGGTCTAAAAAAAGAAGAATTGGCTTTCTACGAGGCACTTGCTCAAAACCAAAGCGCACGGGAACTGATGGGCGATGAAGTACTGAGCCAACTCGCCAAAGAAATTACGGATACGCTCAGAAAATCCGTTACCATCGACTGGCAATACAAAGAAGGCGTACGGGCAAAAATGCGTATTCTCGTTAAACGCGCCCTACAACGCTACAAATATCCACCTGATAAGCAAGAGGAAGCGGTAAGCTATGTAATTAAGCAAGCGGAGGAAATTGCTGAAGATTGGACAGACGAGGCATAA
- a CDS encoding SIR2 family protein — protein MNNNYLERLFIEELNSEGEEIVIRGSVFLRDQILSKLEPETYELAFQDWKNQRKQQAIDTANQILEIADNKQRFHKLKEIFRRNKLTPFIGAGLSMPSGFPSWKGFLYEVQKESGADFPIFEEHIHKGEYEEAAQLLFDVDEGHLQEHLENQFGKSPNLGELQGIICRLPEFFKETIITTNYDDLLKKIYADQDIHFDQELCGIDAEEFKKLFGEGYRILLKLHGTFISKNKRVLTQDDYQRHYSEHNILRTCVMESLFSQSLLFLGCSLDKDRTLQCMAEIVEERGKDNLPKHYAFLSCENLSDKERTTRRKVLQKSNIFPIWYDGDHDESIEALLELLNDGES, from the coding sequence ATGAATAACAATTATTTAGAACGCCTTTTCATTGAAGAATTAAATTCAGAAGGAGAAGAAATAGTTATTAGAGGAAGTGTTTTTCTTCGGGACCAAATTTTATCTAAACTAGAACCTGAAACTTATGAGTTAGCCTTTCAAGACTGGAAAAACCAACGTAAACAACAAGCAATTGACACTGCTAATCAGATTTTAGAAATTGCAGATAATAAACAACGATTCCATAAGCTAAAAGAAATCTTTAGAAGAAATAAACTCACCCCATTTATTGGAGCTGGACTTTCTATGCCTTCAGGATTTCCATCATGGAAAGGTTTTCTTTATGAAGTACAAAAAGAATCAGGAGCAGATTTCCCTATTTTTGAAGAACATATTCATAAAGGAGAATACGAAGAAGCTGCACAATTATTATTTGATGTAGATGAAGGTCATCTACAAGAACATTTAGAAAATCAATTTGGTAAATCTCCAAATCTCGGAGAACTACAAGGAATTATATGTAGACTACCTGAATTTTTTAAGGAAACCATAATTACAACAAATTACGATGATTTACTTAAAAAAATATATGCAGATCAAGATATTCATTTTGATCAAGAACTATGTGGTATTGATGCTGAAGAGTTTAAAAAATTATTTGGAGAAGGCTATCGAATTCTTTTAAAGCTACATGGAACATTTATAAGTAAAAACAAAAGAGTACTTACCCAGGATGATTATCAAAGACATTATTCCGAACACAATATCCTCAGAACCTGTGTAATGGAATCATTATTTTCTCAATCTTTGCTATTTTTAGGTTGTAGCCTAGATAAAGATCGAACATTACAATGTATGGCAGAAATTGTTGAAGAACGAGGCAAAGATAATCTACCTAAACACTATGCTTTTTTATCTTGTGAAAATCTATCTGATAAAGAACGAACAACTCGCAGAAAAGTACTTCAAAAATCCAATATTTTTCCAATTTGGTATGATGGCGATCATGATGAAAGCATTGAAGCCTTATTGGAATTATTAAATGATGGAGAATCATAA
- a CDS encoding restriction endonuclease subunit S, producing MSNWKEYKLGELVEITSSKRIMRSEYQEDGIPFFRSKEIIELNSGNEITTELFISKERFLEIKNKFGTPSYGDILLTSVGTLGVPYFVNYKEEFYFKDGNLTWFRKFNNILRSKYLYYWFSSPVGRKALKEITIGSTQPALTITGLKSLTIHLPTLEEQDYIIEILDHLSSKIHLNTQINQTLEQIAQAMFKSWFVDFDPVHAKVQALSNGLSLEQAELAAMQVISGKTPEELTALSQTQPDRYAELAETAKAFPCEMVEVDGIEVPKGWKQTALSEICEMQNGYAFKSSEWTDSGIPVIKIGSIQSKILTVEGNGFVSEDNLSLRSNFVLNDGDIVIGLTGAYVGKVGRMPANKRAMLNQRVAKFLAKQINESETFYSFIYMNVIQEEFKNFVDFTAQGSAQPNISTKDILKYPLLLANNDVHLAFEKLLNKILDKSIFNSYQNEVLSNSRDLLLPRLLDGENYE from the coding sequence ATGAGTAATTGGAAAGAGTATAAATTAGGTGAGCTTGTAGAAATTACTTCTAGTAAAAGAATTATGAGGTCAGAATATCAAGAAGATGGTATTCCATTTTTCAGATCAAAAGAAATTATAGAATTAAACTCTGGAAATGAAATAACAACTGAGTTATTTATTTCAAAAGAACGTTTTTTAGAAATAAAGAACAAATTTGGAACACCTAGTTATGGAGATATTTTACTTACCTCTGTTGGTACATTAGGTGTTCCATATTTTGTAAATTATAAAGAAGAATTTTATTTTAAAGATGGAAATCTAACTTGGTTTAGAAAATTTAATAATATTTTGCGTAGTAAATATCTTTATTACTGGTTTTCTTCGCCTGTTGGAAGAAAAGCTTTAAAAGAAATTACTATTGGCTCTACACAGCCAGCATTGACTATAACAGGATTAAAATCATTAACAATACATCTTCCAACCTTAGAAGAACAAGATTATATTATTGAAATACTTGATCATTTATCAAGTAAAATCCACCTCAACACCCAAATCAACCAAACCTTGGAACAAATCGCCCAAGCCATGTTTAAAAGCTGGTTTGTCGATTTCGACCCCGTGCATGCCAAAGTCCAAGCCCTTTCAAACGGCCTGAGCCTTGAACAAGCGGAACTGGCAGCCATGCAGGTAATCAGCGGAAAAACACCCGAAGAACTGACCGCACTTTCACAAACACAGCCTGACCGCTACGCCGAATTAGCCGAAACCGCCAAAGCGTTTCCGTGTGAGATGGTGGAGGTTGATGGGATTGAAGTGCCGAAGGGGTGGAAACAAACAGCACTTTCAGAAATTTGTGAAATGCAAAATGGTTATGCATTTAAAAGTTCAGAATGGACTGATAGTGGAATTCCAGTAATAAAAATTGGCTCTATACAATCCAAAATTCTGACAGTTGAAGGAAATGGTTTCGTTTCAGAAGATAACTTATCTTTGCGTTCTAATTTTGTTTTAAATGATGGAGATATTGTCATTGGACTAACAGGCGCTTATGTTGGAAAAGTAGGGAGAATGCCAGCAAATAAAAGGGCTATGTTGAATCAACGTGTAGCTAAATTTCTAGCTAAACAAATAAATGAATCTGAAACATTTTATAGCTTTATATATATGAATGTAATTCAAGAAGAATTCAAAAACTTTGTTGACTTTACTGCACAAGGTTCTGCACAACCAAACATTAGCACTAAAGATATTTTAAAATATCCACTATTGCTAGCAAATAATGATGTACATTTAGCCTTTGAAAAGTTATTAAATAAAATTCTAGATAAATCCATATTTAATAGCTACCAAAATGAGGTCTTATCTAATTCTAGAGATCTATTGCTACCTAGATTATTAGATGGGGAGAATTATGAATAA
- a CDS encoding type I restriction-modification system subunit M — protein MLEQAFLNDLDEKLWSSADKLRQQLDAANYKHIVLGLIFLKYISDSFTHQQEKIQAELSNPENPLYLDRAFYDTDEEYQEALTIELENRDYYTADNVFWVPQQARWDEIKAVSILNIGAELPWGGKFSGVAKLIDDAFDAIEKDNEKLKGVLQRISGYAVNEDTLRGLIILFSDTNFTRPTYNGEPVHLGAKDILGHVYEYFLGRFAQAEGKRGGQYFTPKSIVSLIVEMLEPYSGRVYDPAMGSGGFFVQTERFITAHQGNINNVSIYGQEFNPTTWKLAAMNMAIRGIDYDFGKHNADSFTQPQHIDKKMDFIMANPPFNISDWWSESLADDPRWAYGTPPKGNANFAWLQHMIYHLSPNGKMALLLANGSMSSQTNNEGEIRKAIINADLVECMVALPGQLFTNTQIPACIWFLNRNKKRKGEVLFIDARQIGYMKDRVLRDFTTDDIAKIANTLHTWQTSDGYEDQATFCKSATLEEIADNDFVLTPGRYVGTAEQEDDGVPFAEKMQNLTALLKEQFAKSAELEAEIKKNLGGLGYE, from the coding sequence ATGCTTGAACAAGCTTTCCTAAATGATCTAGATGAAAAACTTTGGTCATCTGCCGATAAACTGCGCCAGCAGCTTGATGCTGCCAATTACAAACACATCGTACTCGGCCTCATCTTCCTGAAATACATCTCCGACAGCTTCACCCATCAGCAAGAAAAAATTCAGGCAGAACTGAGCAATCCCGAAAATCCACTCTATCTTGACCGCGCTTTTTACGATACGGACGAAGAATATCAAGAAGCCTTAACCATCGAACTGGAAAACCGCGACTACTACACTGCCGACAATGTGTTCTGGGTGCCGCAGCAAGCCCGTTGGGATGAGATTAAAGCCGTTTCTATCTTAAACATCGGCGCAGAGCTGCCTTGGGGAGGGAAATTTTCCGGCGTAGCCAAACTGATTGACGATGCCTTCGATGCCATTGAAAAAGACAACGAAAAACTCAAAGGCGTACTTCAACGCATCAGCGGCTATGCCGTAAACGAAGACACCCTGCGCGGACTGATTATCCTCTTCTCCGATACCAACTTTACCCGTCCGACTTACAACGGCGAGCCCGTACATTTAGGCGCAAAAGACATTCTCGGCCACGTTTACGAATACTTCCTCGGTCGCTTTGCCCAAGCAGAAGGCAAACGCGGCGGCCAATATTTCACGCCGAAATCCATAGTTTCCCTGATTGTCGAAATGCTCGAGCCATACTCCGGCCGCGTGTATGACCCGGCCATGGGCAGTGGCGGCTTTTTCGTGCAAACCGAACGCTTTATTACCGCCCATCAAGGCAACATCAACAACGTGTCTATCTACGGGCAAGAATTCAACCCGACCACCTGGAAACTCGCCGCCATGAATATGGCCATCCGCGGCATTGATTACGACTTCGGCAAACACAACGCCGATAGCTTCACCCAGCCGCAACACATCGACAAAAAGATGGATTTCATCATGGCAAACCCGCCATTCAACATCAGCGATTGGTGGAGCGAATCCCTTGCCGATGATCCACGTTGGGCATACGGCACGCCGCCCAAAGGCAACGCCAACTTCGCTTGGCTGCAACACATGATTTACCACCTCTCGCCCAACGGCAAAATGGCATTATTGCTTGCCAACGGCTCCATGAGCAGCCAAACCAACAACGAAGGCGAAATCCGCAAAGCCATCATCAATGCCGACTTGGTCGAATGTATGGTCGCCCTGCCCGGCCAGCTCTTCACCAACACCCAAATCCCCGCCTGTATTTGGTTTTTAAACCGCAACAAAAAGCGCAAAGGCGAAGTGTTGTTTATCGACGCCCGCCAAATCGGCTATATGAAAGACCGCGTATTGCGCGATTTCACCACTGACGACATCGCCAAAATTGCCAACACCCTCCACACTTGGCAAACATCAGACGGCTACGAAGACCAAGCCACTTTCTGCAAATCCGCGACTTTAGAAGAGATTGCAGACAACGACTTCGTCCTCACACCGGGGCGCTACGTCGGCACCGCAGAACAAGAAGACGACGGCGTGCCATTTGCAGAAAAAATGCAAAATCTGACCGCTCTTTTGAAGGAACAATTTGCGAAAAGTGCGGAATTGGAAGCAGAGATTAAGAAGAATTTAGGGGGATTGGGGTATGAGTAA